A portion of the Intestinibacillus sp. Marseille-P6563 genome contains these proteins:
- a CDS encoding SHOCT domain-containing protein yields MIFGFGREPEREEPTAYEIAVAHYKSLQESMPSDTLRLQIDQPTAEFPRQTYLLAKQEDAWLLLPDLDYHAPDDALGQASIQSYAADRVQFGKEEPQREPIRQEGLLAVYAIQPVALTMTVDGGTPVRFTVANRPHTAAFLQKYLPACRLRSVYDILEEPADACELFCEQGGGLLPNKCPLSVWRADDNLHFLQQIRNAYYTSVTEVRYGVLPVSAIECFEPKGDIDYETKVSGGGVTVDRSAAYWAGWQHPFSLNPHGRAIEAAVSSEPIRTERVEHDNRYIELLVRLEGRRGLMKFSYASLQALQTLIPEKSFENMPGLREPTIAEQIEILANVCDRGYLTREEFDAAKARLLARL; encoded by the coding sequence ATGATCTTTGGGTTTGGACGCGAGCCGGAGCGGGAGGAGCCAACCGCCTATGAAATCGCGGTGGCACACTATAAAAGCCTGCAAGAAAGCATGCCTTCGGATACGCTGCGGCTGCAAATCGACCAACCGACAGCCGAATTTCCGCGGCAAACCTATCTTCTGGCCAAACAGGAGGACGCCTGGCTGCTGCTGCCCGATCTGGATTACCATGCGCCCGATGACGCGCTGGGGCAGGCGTCTATCCAGTCGTACGCCGCGGACCGGGTGCAGTTTGGCAAAGAGGAGCCCCAGCGCGAGCCCATCCGGCAGGAAGGGCTGCTTGCCGTGTATGCCATCCAGCCGGTGGCACTCACGATGACCGTGGACGGCGGGACGCCTGTACGCTTCACGGTCGCCAACCGGCCGCATACGGCAGCCTTTTTGCAAAAATATCTGCCTGCTTGCCGGCTGCGCAGCGTATATGACATCTTGGAAGAACCCGCGGATGCGTGCGAGCTGTTTTGCGAGCAGGGCGGCGGATTGCTGCCTAACAAATGTCCGCTTTCGGTGTGGCGGGCAGACGACAATCTGCATTTTTTGCAGCAGATCCGCAATGCCTATTACACCAGCGTGACCGAGGTCCGCTATGGCGTGCTGCCGGTTTCGGCCATCGAATGCTTTGAGCCCAAGGGCGACATCGACTATGAAACCAAGGTGTCCGGCGGCGGGGTCACGGTGGACCGCAGCGCGGCCTATTGGGCCGGATGGCAGCATCCGTTTTCGCTCAATCCCCATGGCCGGGCCATCGAAGCGGCCGTCAGCTCGGAACCCATCCGCACCGAACGTGTGGAACACGATAACCGCTATATCGAACTGCTCGTGCGGCTGGAAGGCCGCCGCGGTCTCATGAAATTCTCCTATGCCTCGCTGCAAGCGCTGCAAACCCTGATTCCGGAAAAGTCCTTTGAAAACATGCCCGGACTGCGCGAACCCACCATTGCAGAGCAAATTGAAATCCTGGCCAATGTGTGCGATCGCGGTTACCTGACCCGGGAAGAATTCGACGCCGCCAAGGCCAGACTGCTGGCACGGCTCTAG
- a CDS encoding alanine/glycine:cation symporter family protein, translating into MELLTHIRYALWGPFTVLLILGTGVYLTIQTRLVQVWCLPRLLRGRTQSKSGGLSPLQALCTSLGGTLGVGNLAGVAIAITLGGPGAVFYMLLAAFFGMATKYAELLLAVRFQISDGAPLGGPMVYLTRGAGLPRLAKVFAVCCIFSALGSGAAAQGGAIAEAVEAVCPAPPVLIGILTGILLLPVLYGGGERIARASSVLVPVMTVAYLTAGAAILWMHRDRLPAAFAAILSGALEPLAAGGGVLGLLTAHAVSDGFAKGVFSNEAGMGSAPIAHGCTTGAKPCEEGMLGAVEVFLDTFVVCLMTALVILVTGANESGRMGLSMTAAAFSELFGPLAEGFIAVTVLFLAVSTVLGWSFYGLACLRFLRVRRALRALYPLGVALSVAAAAHFPLTDLLYLCDISAALMAFPNLYGLWVLAPVVRRETKAFLKKP; encoded by the coding sequence ATGGAATTGCTCACCCACATCCGCTATGCCCTTTGGGGCCCGTTTACTGTGCTGCTCATCCTGGGCACAGGCGTCTATTTGACCATCCAGACCCGCTTGGTACAGGTTTGGTGTTTGCCGCGCCTGCTGCGCGGACGGACGCAGAGCAAAAGCGGCGGACTCTCGCCCTTACAGGCGCTTTGCACCTCGCTGGGCGGTACGCTGGGGGTGGGCAATCTGGCAGGCGTCGCGATTGCGATCACCCTCGGCGGGCCGGGGGCGGTGTTTTACATGCTGCTGGCCGCCTTTTTCGGCATGGCGACCAAATACGCCGAACTGCTGCTTGCGGTGCGCTTTCAAATATCGGACGGCGCGCCGCTCGGCGGGCCGATGGTCTATCTGACACGCGGCGCCGGTCTGCCACGGCTGGCCAAAGTGTTTGCCGTATGTTGTATCTTTTCCGCGCTGGGGAGCGGTGCGGCCGCCCAGGGCGGCGCGATCGCTGAGGCGGTGGAGGCTGTCTGTCCTGCGCCGCCAGTGCTGATCGGGATTTTGACCGGCATCCTGCTGTTGCCGGTCCTGTATGGGGGCGGGGAACGCATCGCGCGGGCATCCTCGGTCTTGGTACCCGTGATGACGGTCGCCTATCTGACGGCGGGCGCGGCGATTTTATGGATGCACCGCGACCGGCTGCCGGCCGCGTTTGCGGCTATTTTGTCCGGGGCGCTCGAACCGCTGGCCGCAGGCGGTGGGGTACTCGGTCTGCTGACCGCCCATGCCGTATCCGACGGCTTTGCCAAGGGCGTCTTTTCCAACGAAGCCGGGATGGGTTCGGCACCTATTGCACACGGCTGCACCACAGGCGCCAAACCCTGTGAAGAAGGGATGCTGGGTGCGGTGGAAGTGTTTTTGGACACCTTTGTGGTGTGTCTGATGACCGCGCTGGTCATTCTGGTCACGGGTGCAAACGAAAGCGGCCGCATGGGGCTTTCCATGACGGCCGCGGCCTTTTCTGAGCTGTTCGGCCCGCTGGCGGAAGGGTTCATTGCTGTGACCGTGTTATTTTTGGCTGTGTCGACCGTGCTGGGGTGGAGTTTCTACGGACTGGCCTGTCTGCGCTTTCTGCGGGTGCGGCGGGCGCTACGGGCGCTGTATCCGCTGGGCGTTGCCCTTTCAGTGGCTGCGGCTGCCCACTTTCCCTTGACCGATTTGCTCTATCTGTGCGACATTTCGGCAGCCCTGATGGCGTTCCCCAACCTGTATGGCCTGTGGGTGCTGGCGCCGGTCGTGCGGCGGGAAACGAAGGCATTTTTAAAAAAGCCCTAG
- the tadA gene encoding tRNA adenosine(34) deaminase TadA yields the protein MTEQEKYMKAALRLAHKAAAEGEVPVGAVVVCDGKIVGRGRNRRETKKDALCHAELEAIHKACKKLGGWRLHRCDLYVTLEPCPMCTGAIINSRIKTLYFGAPDPKAGSCGTLTNLFDLDYNHKPEVIPGLLEAECAEVLREFFRALRARKKIEKLQQKASHSGQSQILCKGHLWCK from the coding sequence ATGACCGAACAGGAAAAATATATGAAAGCCGCGCTGCGGCTGGCGCACAAGGCTGCCGCAGAAGGAGAAGTGCCGGTCGGGGCGGTGGTCGTGTGCGACGGAAAGATCGTCGGCCGGGGCCGCAACCGGCGGGAAACCAAAAAGGACGCCCTATGCCACGCCGAGCTCGAAGCCATCCACAAGGCTTGCAAGAAATTGGGGGGCTGGCGGCTGCACCGGTGTGATTTGTATGTGACGCTCGAACCCTGCCCGATGTGCACGGGGGCGATCATCAACAGCCGCATCAAAACCCTATACTTTGGCGCCCCCGACCCCAAAGCCGGCTCTTGTGGCACGCTGACCAATCTGTTTGACCTGGATTACAACCACAAGCCGGAGGTCATCCCCGGCCTTTTGGAAGCCGAATGCGCCGAAGTGCTGCGGGAATTTTTCCGTGCGCTGCGTGCCCGCAAAAAAATTGAAAAATTGCAGCAAAAGGCTTCGCATTCAGGGCAATCCCAAATTCTGTGTAAAGGTCATTTGTGGTGCAAATAG
- a CDS encoding IS256 family transposase, producing MARKNRTPEEKARREKIRELLQMANIGSMDDIQNLFKETIAEFMENGLEAELDDELGYSKYDYKNKNTDNSRNGHSSKRLRTSFGEVDVSVPRDRKGEFEPQVLKKNQTSISQDIEEKILSMYAKGMTTGDIETHIQDIYGISVSDSTVSRITDKILPVAKEWQQRPLESIYAVVFLDAIHYHVRSEGQIVKKAVYIAIGIDLDGRKDVLGMWVGENESAKFWATVLNGLRNRGVEDIFIACTDNLAGFDAAIHATFPQTEIQNCIIHQLRNSSKYVSYKDLKALMADLKAVYAAVDEQAALDALDTFGEHWDRKYPKISQSWRDNWANLSTYFKYPQEVRRLIYTTNAIEGFNRQLRKVTKAKSVFPTDDSLLKMLYLAMMDITKKWTGRRQDWSVIHAQMAVYFAERMPE from the coding sequence ATGGCCAGAAAGAATCGCACGCCGGAAGAAAAGGCCCGGCGGGAGAAAATCCGCGAACTGCTGCAGATGGCGAATATCGGCAGCATGGATGACATTCAAAACCTGTTCAAAGAGACCATAGCCGAATTCATGGAGAACGGCCTGGAGGCGGAACTGGATGACGAGCTGGGCTACAGCAAATACGACTACAAGAACAAGAACACAGACAACAGCCGTAATGGCCACAGCAGCAAAAGGCTGCGTACCAGCTTTGGCGAGGTGGATGTGTCGGTTCCTCGGGACCGGAAAGGCGAGTTTGAGCCGCAGGTGCTGAAAAAGAACCAGACCAGCATCAGCCAGGATATCGAGGAAAAGATCCTGTCGATGTATGCCAAGGGGATGACCACCGGAGATATTGAGACCCATATTCAGGATATCTACGGTATTTCGGTCTCGGACAGCACGGTCAGCCGGATCACGGACAAGATCCTGCCTGTGGCCAAAGAGTGGCAGCAGCGGCCTTTGGAGTCCATCTACGCCGTGGTATTTTTGGATGCCATCCACTACCATGTCCGCAGCGAGGGGCAGATCGTAAAGAAAGCGGTGTATATTGCCATAGGCATTGATCTGGATGGCCGGAAAGATGTACTTGGCATGTGGGTAGGCGAAAATGAGAGCGCCAAGTTCTGGGCGACCGTGCTTAACGGCCTGCGGAACCGTGGTGTGGAGGATATTTTCATCGCCTGCACGGATAACCTTGCCGGATTTGATGCGGCCATCCATGCCACCTTTCCTCAAACCGAAATTCAGAACTGCATCATCCATCAGCTGCGCAATTCCAGTAAATATGTGTCCTACAAGGACTTAAAGGCGCTTATGGCTGATCTGAAGGCAGTTTATGCCGCCGTAGATGAGCAGGCAGCACTGGATGCCCTGGATACCTTCGGGGAGCACTGGGACCGGAAATATCCGAAAATCTCCCAGTCCTGGCGGGACAACTGGGCAAACCTGAGCACCTATTTCAAGTACCCTCAGGAGGTGCGGCGGCTGATTTACACCACCAATGCTATTGAGGGCTTCAACCGCCAGCTGCGTAAGGTGACCAAAGCCAAATCCGTCTTTCCCACCGATGACAGCCTGCTGAAAATGCTGTATCTGGCCATGATGGATATCACGAAAAAGTGGACCGGCCGGCGGCAGGACTGGAGTGTGATCCACGCCCAGATGGCTGTCTACTTCGCTGAGCGCATGCCTGAGTAA
- a CDS encoding HEPN domain-containing protein yields the protein MVSRDISLTPRAEDTRDAHPVVVPIQFSLSEIKQHFIESMDEVKAQFDVADELNADGNEIACKMVWRSQVVLAEGLLDFYIHEVSKYCLVRMFSGAWPKSEKYKSFQIPMERVENAIAALESNDWLFEYLNERFSRDVFLSCESMRDQLNLIGIPFNKVMEVAFPSGNEQEAIKTGKEAIAMLFQRRNEIAHQNDRSHASAEQTDITKEFVEDYISKIESIVNAIQVIAEETDT from the coding sequence ATGGTATCTAGAGATATTTCACTAACTCCACGTGCGGAAGACACGCGCGATGCACACCCTGTTGTGGTACCTATCCAGTTTTCGTTGTCTGAGATTAAGCAACATTTTATAGAAAGTATGGATGAGGTTAAGGCACAGTTTGATGTCGCAGATGAATTAAATGCTGACGGAAATGAAATTGCTTGTAAAATGGTTTGGCGATCACAAGTCGTTTTGGCTGAGGGATTGCTAGACTTTTACATTCATGAAGTTAGTAAGTATTGTTTGGTTAGAATGTTCTCGGGAGCCTGGCCAAAATCAGAAAAGTACAAATCGTTTCAGATTCCTATGGAAAGAGTAGAGAATGCTATAGCTGCTTTGGAATCAAATGACTGGCTTTTTGAATATTTGAATGAGCGATTTAGCAGAGATGTGTTTTTATCGTGTGAAAGCATGAGAGATCAGTTAAACCTTATCGGTATACCGTTTAATAAAGTGATGGAAGTAGCTTTTCCTAGCGGAAATGAGCAAGAAGCAATAAAGACCGGAAAAGAAGCTATAGCGATGCTATTTCAGCGAAGAAATGAAATAGCACATCAAAATGACAGAAGTCATGCCTCTGCTGAACAAACAGACATTACTAAAGAATTTGTTGAAGATTATATATCAAAGATAGAATCCATCGTCAACGCTATACAGGTAATTGCAGAGGAAACAGATACATAG
- a CDS encoding AAA family ATPase: MLLEFRCSNHKSIRAEVLFSAIAGSDKTHAENIEKVADVEVLKSAVIYGANGSGKSNFIDAIAFVRGLVINSIHHQPGQGIRQVPHKLSGHDQESTYKIQFIVDNIRYAFGFSLKNMLVTEEYLYYFPNGRQTKIFERVGEKYTAGRSFLNKFNTCKDVLKPNRLMLSCAANFSSVEEVTVAYRFFNDELVIYSSVNQDNWMNYSLHQINVNEQIKAIVLKLLDALGTGIKDIHVDIKKEDLDVANLPPFLSDEFKKILLQEKIDAISAKVLYEGFETDLISEESTGIKKLFGILCPFIDIMVNGKVLVCDELESNLHESLLFGLVKQFVNTRGSKPAQLIFTTHETGLLNLDLFRRDQIWFTEIKTEDRSTDLFSLTEIKNVRKDENFGKGYIAGKYGAIPMLNLNFASIISSDM; the protein is encoded by the coding sequence ATGTTATTGGAGTTCAGATGTTCTAACCACAAATCAATTAGAGCTGAAGTTCTATTTTCTGCAATAGCAGGCTCAGACAAAACTCATGCAGAAAACATAGAAAAAGTAGCAGATGTTGAGGTTCTGAAGTCGGCTGTTATCTATGGTGCAAATGGTTCTGGCAAAAGCAACTTTATCGATGCCATCGCATTTGTAAGAGGTCTTGTTATCAATAGTATTCATCATCAGCCTGGGCAAGGAATCCGGCAAGTCCCACACAAATTGTCTGGACATGACCAAGAAAGCACCTATAAAATTCAGTTTATTGTAGACAATATTAGGTACGCTTTTGGATTTTCACTAAAAAATATGCTTGTCACAGAAGAATACCTTTATTATTTCCCCAATGGTCGTCAAACCAAAATTTTTGAACGTGTTGGTGAAAAATACACGGCAGGTCGTAGTTTCCTCAACAAATTTAATACTTGCAAAGATGTCCTCAAGCCAAATCGCTTAATGTTGTCCTGCGCTGCAAATTTTAGTTCGGTTGAAGAAGTAACTGTTGCATATCGCTTTTTCAATGACGAGTTGGTAATTTACAGTTCGGTTAACCAAGACAATTGGATGAATTATTCACTGCACCAAATTAATGTTAACGAACAAATAAAGGCAATTGTTCTGAAGCTTTTGGACGCACTTGGCACTGGAATTAAAGATATTCATGTTGATATTAAGAAAGAGGATCTAGATGTTGCGAATCTTCCTCCCTTTTTATCAGACGAATTCAAAAAAATTCTTTTACAGGAAAAAATAGATGCAATTTCTGCTAAGGTTCTGTATGAAGGATTTGAAACGGATTTGATTTCAGAGGAATCCACAGGAATAAAAAAACTTTTTGGAATACTGTGTCCATTTATTGATATTATGGTCAATGGAAAAGTATTGGTTTGCGATGAGCTTGAATCCAACTTGCACGAATCACTTCTTTTTGGACTGGTAAAACAGTTTGTGAATACACGTGGAAGTAAACCTGCACAGTTGATTTTTACGACTCATGAAACCGGGTTGTTGAACTTGGATTTGTTCAGACGAGATCAAATTTGGTTTACAGAAATAAAAACAGAAGACCGTTCTACAGATTTATTTTCACTTACAGAGATTAAAAATGTCCGAAAAGATGAGAACTTTGGAAAAGGTTACATTGCAGGAAAATATGGAGCGATTCCGATGCTAAATCTGAATTTTGCCAGTATAATTTCTTCTGATATGTAA
- a CDS encoding type I restriction endonuclease subunit R, which produces MAIKAGQLKERADYQAYILEMLREENGYQVRPSTAYDPGYGMDVELLFSFLQATQPDALTRLEKLYGDKTRQTILNYINNEVNKKSRSLLDVLKHGVEFDNGVSLTLMYRKPATTFNQKAEALYQQNVLSVMEEVWHKEGERIDLVIFLNGIAIFTFELKCNTSGQNYEDAIRQYKFERDYKTRLLKFKAGCLAHFAMDLNEVYMCANLKGKSSFFLPFNKGCGVGIHSGKGNPHNENGINVSYMWEDILKKDTVLYLIDKIIFLQKETKKDPDTGKRVTKETLIFPRYHQFNAVRKLVADVVEHHSEKNYLIEHSAGSGKTNTIAWLAHRLASLHDREDKVIFDTVCIITDRIVVDRQLQNAVLSLEHKAGLIKVMDEKCTSKDLADALNGNTKIIVTTIHKFMYIQELVQELKSKTFAVIIDEAHSSTAGTAMEAVTYALSESRKLSEATPVDVSEEEKSMGDIIEDEIARSGKQPNVSMIAFTATPKPTTLQLFGCLNEEGKKVAFDLYSMKQAIEEGFILDVLQNYVTYKTYFEINKAIEDDPELETIAAKRKIAKYIELHDTNIAQKVEIIIEHFKNRIMQELGGKAKAMVITSSRQAAVKYRNEFETYISKHGYTGIRALVAFSGKVSLDGHEYTEAVMNGIKEEDLPEVFDSNSYQVLLVANKYQTGFDQPKLCAMYVDKRLRGVNAVQTLSRLNRICAPYDKKTFVLDFKNEYEDIQASFAPFYTETILNETITPSDIRTVEAQVDQYNFLDIDDIEEFNGYLYQDKRTSKEKARMWALLDKSLQIINHHLELEKLEIRATIKRFLRFYSFLIQATCFESVDLHKKYNFLSYLVKEIEVGSGGNDFDIADKITASNFRQKKTRENTYEIESKPEVSLPTPNEVFMDEAVKKKLSEIIDEINAAYNKNFDVDVASKSALQMRDILLKNGHLRDSARNNSLKDFRFAYFDAVQDALIAGYEQNQDFFALLLDNDEKKRELMQVFLEDVYKNLRG; this is translated from the coding sequence ATGGCCATCAAAGCAGGACAATTAAAGGAACGGGCAGATTATCAGGCATACATTCTGGAAATGCTGCGGGAGGAAAACGGCTATCAGGTCCGCCCCTCTACAGCTTACGATCCCGGCTACGGCATGGATGTGGAGCTGCTGTTCTCCTTTTTGCAAGCCACCCAGCCGGATGCATTGACCCGGCTGGAAAAACTCTATGGCGACAAGACCCGCCAGACCATCCTCAACTACATCAACAATGAGGTCAATAAGAAAAGCCGCAGCCTGCTGGATGTACTGAAGCACGGCGTGGAGTTTGATAACGGTGTATCACTGACCCTCATGTATCGCAAGCCTGCCACCACCTTCAACCAAAAGGCTGAGGCGCTGTATCAGCAGAATGTCCTCTCGGTGATGGAGGAGGTCTGGCACAAAGAGGGCGAGCGCATTGACCTTGTGATTTTCCTCAATGGCATTGCCATTTTTACCTTTGAGCTGAAATGCAACACCAGCGGACAGAACTATGAGGATGCGATCCGTCAGTATAAGTTCGAGCGGGATTACAAGACCCGTTTGCTGAAATTCAAGGCGGGCTGTCTGGCTCACTTTGCCATGGACTTGAACGAAGTCTATATGTGCGCCAATCTAAAAGGAAAATCTTCTTTCTTTCTGCCGTTCAACAAAGGCTGCGGCGTTGGGATTCACTCCGGCAAGGGCAACCCACACAACGAAAACGGCATCAATGTTTCTTATATGTGGGAAGACATTCTCAAAAAAGATACGGTGCTGTATCTGATTGATAAAATCATATTCCTGCAAAAGGAGACCAAGAAAGATCCGGATACCGGTAAGCGTGTCACCAAGGAAACGCTGATTTTCCCCCGGTATCACCAATTCAATGCCGTGCGCAAACTGGTGGCAGATGTCGTAGAACACCACAGTGAGAAAAACTATCTGATTGAGCACTCGGCAGGCAGCGGCAAAACCAATACCATTGCATGGTTGGCCCACCGTCTCGCCTCGTTGCACGACAGGGAAGACAAAGTCATTTTTGATACGGTCTGCATTATCACTGACCGTATCGTGGTAGACCGTCAGCTTCAGAATGCCGTACTGTCACTGGAGCACAAGGCCGGTCTGATTAAGGTCATGGATGAAAAATGCACTTCCAAAGATCTTGCGGATGCCCTCAACGGTAACACCAAAATCATTGTAACTACCATCCACAAGTTCATGTACATTCAGGAACTGGTCCAGGAGCTGAAAAGCAAGACTTTTGCCGTAATCATCGACGAGGCCCATTCCTCTACCGCCGGAACTGCCATGGAAGCAGTGACGTATGCTCTTTCGGAGAGCCGCAAACTGAGCGAGGCCACCCCTGTTGATGTGTCGGAAGAAGAAAAATCCATGGGCGATATTATCGAGGACGAAATTGCCCGTAGCGGAAAGCAGCCCAATGTTTCCATGATCGCCTTTACCGCAACCCCGAAGCCGACCACTTTGCAACTGTTCGGCTGTCTGAACGAAGAAGGAAAAAAGGTTGCTTTTGACCTGTATTCCATGAAGCAAGCAATTGAGGAAGGTTTCATTCTGGATGTGCTGCAAAATTATGTGACCTACAAGACCTATTTTGAAATTAATAAGGCCATTGAGGACGATCCAGAATTAGAGACGATTGCCGCAAAACGCAAGATTGCCAAGTATATTGAACTGCATGATACCAACATTGCTCAGAAAGTAGAAATCATTATTGAGCACTTCAAAAACAGAATCATGCAGGAATTGGGCGGAAAAGCAAAGGCCATGGTTATTACTTCGTCACGGCAGGCAGCAGTCAAATACCGGAACGAGTTTGAAACCTATATTTCCAAGCATGGGTACACTGGTATTCGTGCGCTGGTGGCGTTTTCAGGCAAGGTCTCTCTGGACGGCCACGAATACACCGAAGCGGTGATGAACGGTATTAAGGAAGAAGATTTGCCGGAAGTGTTTGACAGCAACAGCTATCAGGTGTTGTTGGTGGCGAATAAGTATCAAACCGGCTTTGACCAGCCAAAGCTATGCGCCATGTATGTGGACAAGCGACTGCGGGGAGTCAATGCTGTGCAGACCCTTTCTCGCTTGAACCGTATTTGTGCACCCTATGATAAGAAAACCTTTGTGCTGGATTTCAAAAATGAATATGAGGATATTCAAGCGTCCTTTGCCCCATTCTATACTGAGACAATTCTAAACGAGACGATCACCCCTTCGGATATCAGAACGGTGGAAGCTCAGGTGGATCAGTATAATTTCCTGGATATTGACGATATTGAGGAATTTAACGGATACCTGTATCAGGATAAACGAACCTCTAAAGAAAAGGCTCGGATGTGGGCTCTGCTAGATAAATCCCTGCAAATCATCAATCACCACCTGGAACTGGAAAAGTTGGAAATTCGCGCAACTATCAAGCGTTTCTTGCGGTTTTACAGTTTCCTGATTCAGGCAACCTGCTTTGAAAGCGTGGATCTGCACAAGAAGTACAATTTCCTTTCATACCTAGTTAAGGAGATCGAAGTGGGCAGCGGTGGAAATGATTTTGACATTGCGGACAAAATCACTGCCTCTAATTTCCGTCAGAAAAAGACTAGGGAAAACACGTACGAGATTGAATCCAAGCCGGAGGTCAGCTTGCCGACACCCAATGAGGTCTTTATGGATGAGGCCGTGAAAAAGAAACTATCCGAGATCATCGACGAGATCAATGCAGCATATAACAAGAACTTTGATGTTGACGTGGCTTCCAAGTCTGCTCTGCAGATGAGAGATATCCTGCTGAAGAACGGACATCTGCGGGATAGTGCACGGAATAACTCGCTAAAAGATTTCCGCTTTGCATATTTTGACGCCGTACAGGACGCCCTGATTGCTGGATATGAGCAGAACCAGGACTTCTTTGCGCTTCTGCTTGATAACGACGAAAAAAAGCGAGAACTGATGCAGGTGTTCTTGGAGGATGTGTATAAGAATTTGAGGGGCTGA
- a CDS encoding restriction endonuclease subunit S, translated as MAEQMKPSKIDWVGNIPVSWNCSKVKFCFCLVNGSTPESSDYDCWDGDIKWITPADMSDTGTISHGERFLTKYGYNSCGTTLLPAGSIVISSRAPIGKINLTTAELCTNQGCKSLTRTGDNRYFYYLFLAGQHELSLLGRGTTFLELSTYDLNEFGIVMPAEDEQQAIADYLDKECAQIDSIAADLGRQIALLQQYKKSLITETVTKGLDKSMPMKDSGIEWLGKIPAHWNFKRLKFMLENSSDSMKVGPFGSALSGSDFTDEGKWVYNQRVVLDNNFSENTTFVSEEKFQKMQSFAVYPGDILITTRGTIGKVAIVPEGANEGILHPCIIKFRVDKEMIIPELLQLIFNESDFVKDQFTLMSNATTIEVIYSYSLKDILLPVIPADEQKKIYGYLSKKCIAIDGIIAEKQKTLATITQHKKSLIYEYVTGKKRVKEVQ; from the coding sequence ATGGCAGAGCAGATGAAACCCAGCAAAATTGATTGGGTTGGAAATATTCCTGTAAGTTGGAACTGTAGCAAAGTCAAATTTTGCTTTTGTTTAGTTAATGGTTCAACTCCGGAAAGCAGTGATTATGATTGCTGGGATGGCGATATAAAATGGATAACACCAGCAGATATGAGTGACACTGGCACAATTTCACACGGAGAACGCTTTTTAACAAAGTATGGATATAATTCCTGCGGCACAACGCTACTACCAGCAGGAAGTATCGTTATTTCATCAAGAGCTCCAATTGGTAAGATAAACCTTACTACCGCAGAGTTATGTACAAATCAAGGTTGCAAATCATTAACACGAACTGGAGATAATAGATACTTCTATTATTTGTTTCTTGCGGGGCAACATGAATTATCCTTGCTTGGTCGTGGTACTACATTTCTTGAATTATCAACATACGATCTCAACGAATTTGGTATTGTGATGCCCGCCGAAGATGAACAGCAAGCTATCGCAGACTATCTTGACAAAGAATGTGCTCAGATTGACAGCATTGCCGCAGATTTGGGAAGGCAGATTGCGCTTTTGCAGCAATACAAAAAATCCCTGATTACCGAAACAGTAACCAAGGGGCTGGACAAGTCTATGCCGATGAAGGATAGTGGGATTGAGTGGCTTGGGAAAATTCCGGCACATTGGAATTTTAAAAGGCTGAAATTTATGCTGGAAAATAGCTCAGATAGTATGAAAGTAGGTCCTTTTGGAAGTGCACTCTCAGGTAGTGATTTCACAGATGAGGGTAAATGGGTATATAATCAACGAGTTGTTCTCGACAATAATTTTTCGGAAAATACTACCTTTGTTTCTGAAGAGAAATTTCAGAAAATGCAAAGCTTTGCTGTATATCCCGGCGATATCCTTATTACCACAAGAGGCACGATTGGAAAAGTTGCTATTGTTCCAGAAGGGGCTAATGAAGGTATCTTGCACCCATGTATTATTAAATTTAGAGTAGACAAAGAAATGATTATACCTGAACTGTTACAGCTTATTTTTAATGAATCAGACTTTGTTAAAGACCAATTTACCCTTATGAGCAATGCAACTACGATAGAAGTCATTTATTCTTATTCATTGAAAGATATTCTTCTACCGGTTATTCCAGCTGATGAGCAGAAGAAGATTTACGGCTATTTATCGAAGAAATGTATAGCAATTGACGGTATAATAGCAGAAAAGCAGAAGACTCTTGCTACAATTACCCAGCACAAAAAATCCCTTATCTACGAATATGTAACAGGCAAAAAACGAGTAAAGGAGGTGCAGTGA